From Paracoccus aminovorans, one genomic window encodes:
- a CDS encoding GNAT family N-acetyltransferase has product MTRPDQLAELHLRCFAAHPRPWSAPEFDALLKSPLNFLLVRPQGFLLGRAVAGEAELLTLAVAPEARRQGLGAQLLRDFAAASRARGAEMAFLEVAADNAGAIALYAGRGWENAGRRRNYYAPGLDAILMRRALGLATNG; this is encoded by the coding sequence GTGACCCGCCCCGACCAGCTTGCCGAACTGCATCTGCGCTGTTTCGCGGCCCATCCCCGGCCCTGGTCGGCGCCGGAATTCGACGCGCTGCTGAAAAGCCCGCTGAATTTCCTGCTCGTCCGCCCGCAGGGTTTCCTGCTGGGCCGCGCCGTCGCCGGCGAGGCCGAGTTGCTGACCCTGGCCGTCGCCCCCGAGGCGCGGCGCCAGGGCCTGGGCGCGCAGCTGCTTCGGGACTTCGCCGCAGCGTCGCGGGCGCGCGGCGCCGAGATGGCTTTCCTGGAGGTCGCGGCCGACAATGCCGGCGCCATCGCGCTTTATGCCGGGCGCGGCTGGGAAAACGCCGGCCGGCGGCGCAACTACTATGCGCCGGGGCTGGATGCGATCCTGATGCGCCGTGCCCTGGGGCTCGCGACAAACGGTTGA
- a CDS encoding ABC transporter ATP-binding protein — MASAGAPAIELRGICKAFGPVQANKDIDLVVPRGTIHGIIGENGAGKSTLMSILYGFYRPDAGEILIDGRPTQIADSQAAIRAGIGMVFQHFKLVRNFTVLENVILGAEDGALLRPSLSRARGELKRLAAEYGLQVDPDALVEDLSVGHQQRVEILKALYRRAEILILDEPTGVLTPAEADHLFRILRGLRDEGKTIVLITHKLREIMAATDNVSVMRRGEMVGSVRTAETGPAELAELMVGRKVLLRVEKPPAAPGAPVLELRGLRMVDAQGVERLRGIDLDIRAGEILGIAGVAGNGQTQLLEILGGFPEAGATLSGEIRLKGAPLALAGSNGRARRAAGIGHVPEDRQTEGLIMDFSAWENTAFGYQDAPEYNRGGLMDHAAIRADAADKIARFDIRPPDPELAAKNFSGGNQQKIVVAREVERDPDLLLVGQPTRGVDIGAIEFIHKRIVALRDAGKAVLLVSVELDEILALSDRIAVMFDGRIMGERLPDQATTGELGCLMAGVDPATRPEVVS; from the coding sequence ATGGCATCGGCCGGCGCCCCCGCGATCGAATTGCGGGGGATCTGCAAGGCCTTCGGGCCGGTGCAGGCCAACAAGGACATCGACCTGGTGGTGCCGCGCGGCACCATCCACGGCATCATCGGCGAGAACGGCGCCGGCAAGTCGACGCTGATGTCGATCCTCTACGGCTTCTATCGTCCCGACGCGGGCGAGATCCTGATCGACGGCCGGCCCACCCAGATCGCCGACAGCCAGGCCGCGATCCGCGCCGGCATCGGCATGGTGTTCCAGCATTTCAAGCTGGTGCGGAACTTCACCGTACTGGAAAACGTGATCCTGGGCGCCGAGGACGGCGCGCTTCTGCGCCCGTCGCTGTCGCGCGCCCGGGGCGAGCTGAAGCGGCTGGCGGCGGAATACGGGCTGCAGGTCGATCCCGACGCGCTGGTCGAGGACCTGTCGGTCGGCCACCAGCAGCGGGTCGAGATCCTGAAGGCGCTGTATCGCCGGGCCGAGATCCTGATCCTGGACGAGCCCACGGGCGTGCTGACCCCCGCCGAGGCCGACCACCTGTTCCGCATCCTGCGGGGCCTGCGGGACGAGGGCAAGACCATCGTCCTGATCACCCACAAGCTGCGCGAGATCATGGCGGCGACCGACAATGTCTCGGTCATGCGGCGGGGCGAGATGGTGGGTTCGGTCAGGACCGCCGAGACCGGCCCGGCCGAACTGGCCGAGCTGATGGTCGGCCGCAAGGTGCTGCTCAGGGTCGAGAAGCCGCCGGCCGCGCCCGGCGCCCCGGTGCTGGAACTGCGGGGCTTGCGCATGGTCGATGCCCAGGGCGTCGAGCGGCTGCGCGGCATCGACCTCGACATCCGCGCGGGCGAGATCCTGGGCATCGCCGGCGTCGCCGGCAACGGCCAGACGCAGCTGCTGGAGATCCTCGGCGGTTTCCCCGAGGCCGGCGCGACGCTTTCGGGCGAGATCCGGCTGAAGGGCGCGCCGCTGGCGCTGGCCGGCTCGAACGGCCGCGCCCGCCGCGCGGCCGGCATCGGCCACGTCCCCGAGGACCGGCAGACCGAAGGGTTGATCATGGATTTCTCGGCCTGGGAGAACACGGCCTTCGGCTATCAGGACGCGCCGGAATACAACCGCGGCGGCCTGATGGATCACGCCGCCATCCGCGCCGACGCGGCGGACAAGATCGCGCGTTTCGACATCCGCCCGCCCGACCCCGAGCTTGCGGCGAAGAATTTCTCGGGCGGGAACCAGCAGAAGATCGTCGTCGCCCGCGAGGTCGAGCGCGACCCCGACCTGCTGCTGGTCGGGCAGCCGACGCGCGGCGTCGACATCGGCGCCATCGAGTTCATCCACAAGCGCATCGTCGCCTTGCGCGATGCCGGCAAGGCGGTGCTGCTGGTCTCGGTCGAGCTGGACGAGATCCTGGCGCTGTCGGACCGGATCGCGGTCATGTTCGACGGCCGCATCATGGGCGAGCGCCTGCCCGATCAGGCGACGACCGGCGAATTGGGCTGCCTGATGGCCGGCGTCGATCCCGCGACCCGCCCCGAGGTGGTCTCGTGA
- a CDS encoding ABC transporter permease — protein MDFATLIQILDSAVRLMVPLLLACLAGLYSERAGVFDIGLEGKMLMAAFCAGAVAYATGSAWLGLLAGIGGALALAALHGLASITFRGNQLISGVAINFLASGLTVLLGQKIFALGGRTPSLQGAARFNEITLPFADALRPVPVIGRLYAELISGHSVLVYLAFAMVPLTWWVLYRTRFGLRLRAVGENPASVDTAGVSVTRLRYAAVLICGALCGIAGAYLATAISAGFVKEMTAGRGFIALAALIFAKWRPWSALGACFLFGLMEAVANRYPNLDLGLVTVPSMFMNALPYILTVIILAGFVGRAIPPRAGGEPYVKER, from the coding sequence ATGGATTTCGCGACGCTGATCCAGATCCTCGATTCCGCCGTGCGGCTGATGGTGCCGCTGCTGCTGGCCTGCCTGGCCGGGCTGTATTCGGAACGGGCCGGGGTCTTCGACATCGGGCTGGAGGGCAAGATGCTGATGGCGGCCTTTTGCGCCGGCGCGGTGGCCTATGCGACCGGCAGCGCATGGCTGGGGTTGCTGGCCGGGATCGGCGGCGCGCTGGCGCTGGCGGCGCTGCATGGGCTGGCCTCGATCACCTTCCGCGGCAACCAGCTGATCTCGGGCGTGGCGATCAACTTCCTCGCCTCGGGGCTGACGGTGCTCTTGGGGCAGAAGATCTTTGCGCTCGGCGGCCGCACGCCGTCGCTGCAAGGCGCCGCGCGGTTCAACGAGATCACCCTGCCCTTCGCCGACGCCCTGCGGCCGGTGCCGGTGATCGGGCGCCTCTATGCCGAGCTGATCTCGGGCCATTCGGTGCTGGTCTATCTGGCCTTCGCCATGGTGCCGCTGACCTGGTGGGTGCTCTATCGCACCCGCTTCGGGCTGCGGCTGCGGGCGGTGGGCGAGAATCCGGCCTCGGTCGATACCGCCGGCGTCTCGGTCACGCGGCTGCGCTACGCGGCGGTGCTGATCTGCGGCGCATTGTGTGGGATCGCGGGGGCCTATCTCGCCACGGCAATCTCGGCCGGCTTCGTCAAGGAGATGACGGCCGGGCGCGGCTTCATCGCGCTGGCGGCGCTGATCTTCGCCAAATGGCGGCCCTGGTCGGCGCTCGGCGCCTGCTTCCTCTTCGGCCTGATGGAGGCGGTGGCGAACCGCTATCCGAACCTCGACCTGGGGCTGGTCACGGTGCCGTCGATGTTCATGAACGCCCTGCCCTATATCCTGACCGTCATCATCCTCGCGGGTTTCGTCGGCCGCGCCATCCCGCCGCGCGCGGGCGGAGAACCCTATGTCAAAGAGCGCTGA
- a CDS encoding BMP family lipoprotein translates to MSPMKFLLTGACLSLLPLAALADPALIFDLGGKFDKSFNEAAYNGAERWKAETGGSYKELEMQSEAMREQALRRLAQSGANPIVMTGFAFGEVLNKVAPDYPDTKFVLIDMVVEQPNVQSIVFTEEQGSYLAGVLAAQASKSGTVGFIGGMDIPLIHKFECGYAQGFKAARPDGKVIVNYTGTTPAAWNDPVKGGELVKAQLSQGADVIYAAAGGTGIGVLQAAADAGILSIGVDSNQNHLHPGKVLTSMVKGVDNSVYESFKAGTEIQPGVKVMDLKSGGVSVAMDDDNKPLITEEMAAAVEAATKSIEDGSVKVHDYMTDNTCPVK, encoded by the coding sequence ATGTCCCCGATGAAATTCCTGCTGACCGGCGCCTGCCTGAGCCTTTTGCCGCTGGCGGCCCTGGCCGATCCGGCGCTGATCTTCGACCTGGGCGGGAAATTCGACAAGTCGTTCAACGAGGCCGCCTATAACGGCGCCGAGCGCTGGAAGGCCGAGACCGGCGGCAGCTACAAGGAACTGGAGATGCAGTCCGAGGCGATGCGCGAACAGGCGCTGCGCCGGCTGGCGCAATCGGGCGCCAACCCCATCGTGATGACCGGCTTCGCCTTCGGCGAGGTGCTGAACAAGGTGGCGCCGGACTATCCGGACACGAAATTCGTCCTGATCGACATGGTGGTCGAACAGCCCAACGTGCAATCCATCGTCTTTACCGAGGAACAGGGCTCGTACCTGGCCGGCGTGCTGGCGGCGCAGGCATCGAAATCGGGCACGGTCGGCTTCATCGGCGGCATGGACATCCCGCTGATCCACAAGTTCGAATGCGGCTATGCCCAGGGCTTCAAGGCCGCGCGGCCGGACGGCAAGGTCATCGTCAACTATACCGGCACCACGCCCGCCGCCTGGAACGACCCGGTCAAGGGCGGCGAGCTGGTCAAGGCCCAGCTGTCGCAGGGGGCGGACGTGATCTATGCCGCGGCCGGCGGCACCGGCATCGGCGTCCTGCAGGCGGCGGCGGACGCGGGGATCCTGTCCATCGGCGTCGACAGCAACCAGAACCACCTGCATCCGGGCAAGGTGCTGACCTCGATGGTCAAGGGCGTGGACAATTCGGTCTATGAATCCTTCAAGGCCGGCACCGAGATCCAGCCGGGCGTCAAGGTCATGGACCTGAAATCCGGCGGCGTCTCGGTGGCGATGGACGACGACAACAAGCCGCTGATCACCGAGGAAATGGCCGCCGCCGTCGAGGCCGCGACCAAAAGCATCGAGGACGGCTCGGTCAAGGTCCACGACTACATGACCGACAACACCTGCCCGGTGAAGTGA
- a CDS encoding ABC transporter permease — MERMPTWADVILTPLISLVLAFALSALVILAIGESPVEALKVMVEGALGSSYGLGYTLYYATNFVFTGLAVMVAYHAGLFNIGGEGQAAMGGLGVALVLLALPWPHWALALPAAMLGAAGFGALWTLIPAWLQARRGSHVVITTIMFNFIAAAVLNYMLVNVLRPVGSMDPATARFPAGAQLPKLSEMAAGFGFAWGEDTPVNVTFFIAIAACLLVWLLIWRTRLGYEIRAFGKSEPAALYAGISPVRITVLAMLISGGLAGLMAVNNVMGEAQRLVLNAVEGAGFIGIAVALMGRNHPFGVFLAALLFGFLYQGGGELALWTSIPRELIVVIQALVILFTGALDNIVRLPLERLFARGRRGA; from the coding sequence ATGGAACGGATGCCGACATGGGCCGATGTGATCCTGACGCCGCTGATCTCGCTGGTTCTGGCCTTTGCGCTTTCGGCGCTGGTGATCCTGGCCATCGGCGAAAGCCCGGTCGAGGCGCTGAAGGTCATGGTCGAGGGCGCGCTGGGGTCGAGCTATGGCTTGGGCTACACACTGTATTACGCCACGAATTTCGTCTTTACCGGGTTGGCGGTCATGGTCGCCTATCACGCCGGCCTGTTCAACATCGGCGGCGAGGGCCAGGCGGCGATGGGAGGCCTGGGGGTGGCGCTGGTGCTGCTGGCGCTGCCCTGGCCGCATTGGGCGCTGGCGCTGCCGGCGGCGATGCTGGGGGCGGCCGGGTTCGGCGCACTCTGGACCTTGATCCCGGCCTGGCTGCAGGCCCGGCGCGGCAGCCATGTCGTCATCACCACCATCATGTTCAACTTCATCGCCGCGGCCGTGCTGAACTATATGCTGGTCAACGTGCTGCGCCCGGTCGGCAGCATGGACCCCGCCACCGCCCGCTTTCCCGCCGGGGCGCAGTTGCCGAAACTGTCCGAAATGGCGGCGGGCTTCGGCTTCGCCTGGGGCGAGGACACGCCGGTGAACGTCACCTTCTTCATCGCCATCGCCGCCTGCCTGCTGGTCTGGCTGCTGATCTGGCGCACACGGCTGGGCTATGAGATCCGCGCCTTCGGCAAATCCGAGCCGGCGGCGCTTTACGCCGGGATCTCGCCCGTGCGGATCACCGTGCTTGCCATGCTGATCTCGGGCGGGCTGGCGGGCCTGATGGCGGTCAACAACGTCATGGGCGAGGCGCAGCGGCTGGTCCTGAACGCGGTCGAGGGCGCGGGCTTCATCGGCATCGCCGTGGCGCTGATGGGGCGCAACCATCCCTTCGGCGTGTTCCTGGCGGCGCTGCTCTTCGGGTTCCTCTACCAGGGCGGGGGCGAGCTGGCGCTGTGGACCTCGATCCCGCGCGAGCTGATCGTGGTGATCCAGGCGCTGGTGATCCTGTTCACCGGCGCGCTGGACAATATAGTGCGCCTGCCGCTGGAACGGCTGTTCGCGCGCGGCCGCAGGGGGGCGTGA